In Micropterus dolomieu isolate WLL.071019.BEF.003 ecotype Adirondacks linkage group LG09, ASM2129224v1, whole genome shotgun sequence, the DNA window CCTCAGATCAGACGTGTTTTCATTTGAAAGGGTTTCTCTCCCTCGTCTCAGAGATTACTGAGATTAAACTCAGCTGAGAACTGACTTCaggacaaaacaacaaactaatccatgattaaacaaatataacctgacaaaataaagcaaattaCACTCACTGAGGTCGGTTATCTAACGGACGCCGGGAGGACGTTCCAGCTGAGCTCAGTCACAGTTTCTGTCCTTTTAATTCTCAGATCCAAACATGCTGAAGTCCAACAGCCAATACGACTCCTTCCTCTTCTGGAGGCAGCCAATCCCGGCCCTCGACCAGTCGGAGCTGGAGGATCTGGGATTGGCCAACGCTCAGCCGGCCAATAGCATCACAGGAAAAGACAAGTCGTCCTCACAGAGGagtcaggaggaggaggtgaggggaCAGACGTCTTTATTGTTAGTAAACACATAATTAACATATGAGCAGAAACcagcaacattaaatgttttatttaagttacgtatGTAAATAACGttactaaaataacaataattattcattcagctgacgcttttatccaaagcttacagacttacagctgctgtacgtgtcagaggtcgcagcctctggagcaacgaggggttaagtgtcttgctcagggacacagtgggggattgaacccgggtctctcacactgcGCCATCACACCCTCTTACTTAACTCACTTACTGTAAGTTAACCTCTTTACATTCCAGCGGCCTGCAGCTCTGGCTCTGTGCACACAGCTGCTGTGTTAACTTCATGCTCATACGATCCACCGTCTGAAAGTAAATCCTCAGTTCCAGTAGCTCTTACAGAGtttctttcagagaagcccaaaaccagaAAGATGCTCCAGATGGTCAAGAACTAGATTCAGGTTACTGTGGATCTGCCTGAAGAGGCGTTTGGCCTGAATGCTAAGAGGTTAACTGATGTTTgatttttaacccaaaccagtGATCTTAACCTGACCGAGCGGGAGGGCTGGACGATTTAACCTCAAATCAAAATCCCGATTAACTGAACATTTCACCTCGATTAcgattgttttgtttcttgttgttgtttttttcaccgGAGTCACGTGACCACGCACGCATTAGGAtctgaacacagacacaatatTAACAGGAATGAATAACTGAAATAACCGACTTTACTTCAGTTCtgattatatttacattaatttcCCGGCCCTACCGAG includes these proteins:
- the mllt11 gene encoding protein AF1q, which encodes MLKSNSQYDSFLFWRQPIPALDQSELEDLGLANAQPANSITGKDKSSSQRSQEEEVALTEFSSFNYWRAPIANVDALLADLNLLL